Proteins from one Dromiciops gliroides isolate mDroGli1 chromosome 6, mDroGli1.pri, whole genome shotgun sequence genomic window:
- the PHRF1 gene encoding PHD and RING finger domain-containing protein 1 isoform X4, which translates to MEVSLEATPEPPKGQPDLVAGGSVSSDEDAESCPICLNAFQDQAVGTPENCTHYFCLDCIVEWSKNANSCPVDRILFKWICIRARFGGKVLKRIPVESQKVPQAEEEEDPTFCEVCGRSDREDRLLLCDGCDAGYHMECLNPSLSEVPVDEWFCPECVATAAPAAPPSATTDVEPISEEEVALLLVDVVPTTSRLRPSAGRTRAIARTRQSERVRATVNRNRISTARRIQRVPRYLMSSLLDETIEAVASGLSTAVYHRPLTPRAQVRRKRKTGRRKKASGRRRAPSKSSARNKASGTRPKRRKSRVRKRKGQRSRVKTEITARSRIARTLGLGKPLRGASIPSVYKPVEPSLGFLRADIGAASLSLFGDPYELDPYDSSEELTANQASPLSTKRRILSQSALRSHQPVARPVSVGLSRRSVPASVPEQDVEVTPVPDLLGSILSGQNLLMMSGSDVVINRDGSLTARKAAPISLQRSSAAKSRKDGEAGTHSSIQPRTLQTGTSAGRLSSDVSEHLGLNSHGGPTTSMLSASSSSCLGGLEKSVNPSPSVPRRAAVKLEYSMTPRPVQTQNLANRSKLGLKPNEVTTQFNGDNKRPVSVTSESPKVWKRTAIGQPLPPAPRRIDISELPRIPKMKREGGGGNDSNVDSKPTGGKGADIPSSCISRLTGREGSSQPARGGRSESKPSSRDAQEPKTHSGSGGACASASGPGSHSSLAPFGPSRGKGLGSSFESFRINIPGNAAHTSRLPNPGFCNTFRPVDNKVQRKENPSPLFSIKKTKQIKSEIYDPFDPTGSDSSSPSSSPERMGAGLLPSEITRTISVDRPKAPTFQTVRCVTSYTVENVFESGSDPSDGPSSSHPERIATGVSDLEKMEEEEEEEPGSSPCVSTTIRRRLSEREPLEADGRERRSTFFDTEERTVTCVTIEPASPSEEEEEEEEEDRPPATTHRIVEIHSPSRSRSNSSSRSHKKAKRKKASTKEHKKTRSRSHSQSPSRERSSRSTSWSVEEDYAKKHRFKAKPRRSSSDRSSSHDRTKKKRAKDKGKEKRKGSWSRDRRKSRSRSGSPGSSSYEVCESRKKRRRRSSSRGRGREGSRSSSTERARRHKHRRQKSFERYEKKERSSRPHDRRSSRSRSRERRKWRSRSPSASRSREHKRARSREKRPRSRSRSRDRKQPVKDVSPPPLQEKEPKPAEESPPPKPAAPGQADGPQAPLAVEETVPEVPKEVAMDDLDYGDTVEAEHVFDDFCSDAVFIQLDDMSSPPSPESTDSSPERGLLLPPALPAGSSSCSLSLGAVPAARCEAPPVSPAPSEGPLGEAAPSQGALENQGRELTMVKEDPEVREEVREEVISEAVSEAVSETVETAMEVVSQIPLLKSKALVKRVTWNLQEEEDSMVGPGPGPRAPLYKLPRSLEGAWKAEDSNPSLNQVQFREPPPTNYMVAEPMFPDLDCSQVYSPNMPLTPTLPLSVPPYAPVSQPTVQFIMQGSLPLVGCGPGQSLTPEPAMLAAASEPSGQAPATGDGDEKTTAKPAAEKTKNEEYMKKLHVQERAVEEVKLAIKPFYQKREITKEEYKDILRKAVQKICHSKSGEINPMKVANLVKAYVEKYKHMRKHKKPLEPEEEPHDVEN; encoded by the exons ATGGAGGTGTCTTTGGAAGCCACCCCAGAGCCCCCCAAAGGACAGCCGGACCTCGTAGCTGGGGGGAGCGTGAGTTCTGACGAGGATGCCGAGAGCTGTCCCATCTGCCTAAATGCCTTTCAGGATCAGGCAGTGGGCACCCCAGAGAACTGCACCCACTATTTCTGCCTCGACTGCATAGTGGAGTGGTCAAAG AATGCCAACTCGTGCCCCGTGGATCGTATTCTCTTTAAGTGGATTTGCATCCGGGCTAGATTTGGGGGCAAGGTCTTGAAAAGG ATTCCTGTGGAGAGTCAGAAGGTCCCTCAGGCTGAGGAGGAAGAAGACCCCACCTTTTGTGAAGTATGTGGCCGGAGTGACCGGGAGGATCGGCTGCTGCTCTGTGATGGCTGTGATGCCGG GTACCATATGGAGTGTTTGAACCCCTCCCTGAGTGAGGTGCCCGTCGACGAGTGGTTTTGTCCTGAATGCGTTGCCACAGCTGCCCCAGCAGCACCCCCATCTGCCACCACTG ATGTGGAGCCTATAAGTGAAGAGGAGGTGGCCTTGCTTCTGGTTGATGTGGTCCCCACCACCAGTCGACTGCGCCCCAGCGCAGGCCGGACCCGGGCTATCGCCAGGACTCGCCAGAGTGAGAGGGTGAGAGCCACCGTGAACCGAAACCGCATCAGCACTGCCCGCCGGATTCAG CGGGTGCCCAGGTACCTCATGTCGTCCCTCCTGGACGAGACCATTGAGGCTGTGGCCTCTGGCCTGAGCACGGCTGTGTATCACCGGCCTTTGACACCCCGGGCCCAAgtcagaaggaagaggaaaacag ggagaaggaagaaagcgTCTGGAAGAAGGAGAGCGCCGTCCAAATCCTCAGCGAGAAACAAGGCTTCAGGGACACGCCCCAAGAGGCGCAAGTCCCgagtgaggaaaaggaaagggcaaaggaGTCGG GTGAAAACTGAAATCACTGCTCGTTCTCGCATCGCCAGGACGCTGGGCCTCGGGAAGCCCCTGCGTGGAGCCTCCATCCCTTCTGTATATAAGCCAGTCGAGCCTTCTCTGGGATTCCTGCGAGCAGATATTGGAGCGGCTTCCTTGTCTCTGTTTGGAGACCCTTATGAGCTAGACCCCTATGACAG TAGTGAAGAGCTCACAGCAAACCAGGCGTCTCCTCTGAGTACCAAGAGGCGGATTCTTTCACAGTCGGCCCTCAGATCTCACCAACCTGTGGCTAGACCCGTTTCTGTGGGCCTTTCCAG GAGGAGCGTTCCTGCCTCAGTTCCTGAACAAGACGTGGAGGTGACACCTGTCCCAGATCTCTTGGGGAGCATCCTATCTGGGCAGAATCTTTTAATGATGAGTGGCTCAGATGTGGTCATCAATCGAGATGGTTCCCTCACAGCCCGGAAAGCAG cccCGATTTCCTTGCAGAGAAGTTCGGCTGCCAAGTCCCGGAAAGATGGCGAGGCTGGGACCCACAGTAGCATCCAGCCTAGGACCTTACAAACGGGGACCTCAGCTGGCCGCCTCAGCTCAGATGTCTCTGAGCATTTGGGCTTGAACTCTCATGGGGGGCCCACCACCAGCATGCTTtctgcttcctcctcttcctgcctCGGGGGCTTAGAGAAGTCTGTGAACCCTTCCCCAAGTGTGCCCAGAAGGGCAGCTGTGAAATTAGAATATTCGATGACCCCTCGCCCAGTCCAGACACAGAACTTGGCCAATAGGAGCAAACTGGGTTTAAAACCAAATGAAGTAACAACCCAGTTTAATGGCGACAACAAACGTCCTGTGTCAGTGACGTCTGAGTCCCCTAAGGTTTGGAAAAGGACAGCGATTGGACAGCCCCTCCCACCGGCTCCTAGGAGGATCGACATCTCAGAGCTTCCCAGGATACCAAAGATGAAGAGAGAAGGTGGCGGTGGCAATGACAGCAATGTGGATTCCAAGCCCACCGGTGGTAAGGGTGCAGACATCCCCAGCTCCTGCATCAGCCGGCTGACAGGGCGGGAAGGCAGCAGCCAGCCTGCCCGAGGGGGCCGCAGCGAGAGCAAGCCCAGCAGCCGGGACGCCCAGGAGCCCAAGACACACTCAGGCAGTGGTGGTGCTTGTGCCAGTGCCAGCGGCCCAGGTTCGCACAGCAGCCTGGCTCCATTTGGGCCATCCCGAGGCAAGGGTCTGGGCTCCTCCTTTGAGAGCTTTAGAATTAACATCCCCGGGAATGCAGCGCACACCAGCAGGCTCCCGAACCCTGGCTTCTGTAACACTTTCCGACCAGTTGACAACAAAGTCCAGCGTAAGGAGAACCCTTCACCCCTCTTCTCAATCAAGAAAACCAAGCAGATCAAAAGCGAGATCTATGACCCCTTTGACCCAACAGGGTCAGATTCGAGCTCCCCCAGCAGCAGCCCTGAAAGAATGGGTGCGGGGCTGCTGCCCTCCGAGATCACCCGCACCATCTCCGTGGACAGGCCGAAGGCCCCGACCTTCCAGACCGTCCGCTGTGTGACCTCGTACACAGTAGAGAATGTCTTTGAGTCAGGTTCCGACCCATCTGATGGGCCATCCTCCAGCCACCCTGAGCGGATTGCCACAGGTGTATCTGACCtggagaagatggaggaagaggaggaggaggagcctgGGAGCAGCCCCTGCGTGTCTACCACCATACGGCGGCGACTGTCTGAGCGGGAGCCCCTGGAGGCAGACGGGCGTGAGCGCCGCAGCACTTTCTTTGACACAGAGGAACGGACCGTGACATGTGTGACCATTGAGCCAGCCTCACCCTccgaggaggaagaggaggaggaggaggaagaccgACCGCCAGCCACCACCCACAGGATTGTTGAGATTCATTCCCCTTCTCGGTCACGTTCCAACTCGAGTTCACGCAGCCACAAAAAAGCCAAGCGGAAAAAAGCATCCACCAAGGAGCACAAGAAGACACGGTCCCGCTCACATTCACAATCTCCCTCTCGGGAGAGAAGCTCACGGTCGACCTCCTGGTCAGTTGAGGAGGACTACGCCAAGAAGCACCGGTTCAAGGCCAAGCCCCGGAGGTCATCCAGCGACCGCTCCAGCAGCCACGACAGAACCAAGAAGAAGAGAGCCAAGGATAAAggcaaggagaagaggaagggctCGTGGTCGCGGGACCGCCGAAAGTCCCGGTCGCGCTCAGGGAGCCCCGGCAGTTCCTCCTATGAGGTCTGTGAGAGCCGCAAGAAGAGGAGGAGGCGGTCAAGCTCCCGGGGCCGGGGCCGAGAGGGCTCGCGGTCCAGCAGCACTGAGAGAGCCCGCAGGCACAAGCACCGGAGACAGAAGAGCTTTGAGCGCTATGAGAAGAAGGAGAGGAGTTCGCGGCCCCATGACCGAAGGAGTTCCCGCTCACGATCGCGggagaggaggaagtggaggTCCCGCTCTCCCTCTGCCTCCAGGTCCAGGGAGCACAAGAGGGCCCGGTCCAGGGAGAAGCGGCCCCGCTCGCGGTCCCGCTCAAGGGACAGGAAACAGCCTGTGAAAGATGTGTCTCCACCACCCCTGCAGGAGAAGGAGCCCAAGCCTGCTGAGGAGAGCCCCCCACCCAAGCCAGCAGCCCCAGGCCAGGCTGATGGGCCACAGGCTCCTCTGGCTGTGGAAGAGACGGTGCCTGAAGTGCCCAAAGAGGTGGCTATGGATGACCTGGACTATGGGGACACCGTGGAGGCCGAGCATGTCTTTGATGACTTCTGCAGTGATGCTGTCTTCATTCAGCTGGATGACATGagctctcccccttccccagaaaGTACAGACTCCTCCCCAGAGAGGGGCCTCCTGCTTCCCCCAGCTCTGCCTGCGGGCAGCAGCTCATGCAGTCTGAGCCTGGGGGCAGTCCCTGCTGCCAGATGTGAGGCCCCCCCAGTGTCCCCAGCTCCCTCAGAGGGCCCCCTGGGGGAGGCCGCGCCCTCCCAGGGGGCCCTGGAGAACCAGGGCAGGGAGTTGACCATGGTGAAAGAGGACCCCGAGGTCAGGGAAGAGGTCAGGGAGGAGGTGATCAGCGAGGCCGTCAGTGAGGCAGTCAGTGAGACCGTGGAGACTGCAATGGAAGTCGTTTCCCAAATCCCCTTACTGAAGTCCAAAGCTTTGGTGAAGAGGGTAACTTGGAACCTTCAGGAAGAGGAGGACAGCATGGTGGGCCCAGGGCCCGGACCAA GGGCACCGTTGTACAAGCTACCAAGATCCCTGGAAGGGGCCTGGAAAGCGGAGGATTCGAACCCCAGCCTAAATCAGGTGCAGTTCCGTGAGCCTCCTCCCACCAATTACATGGTCGCTGAGCCCATGTTTCCTGACCTAGATTGCTCTCAG GTTTACAGCCCCAACATGCCTCTGACCCCGACTCTGCCCCTGAGTGTGCCGCCCTATGCCCCGGTCAGCCAGCCCACCGTCCAGTTTATCATGCAAGGCAGCCTGCCCCTCGTGGGCTGTGGGCCAGGACAGAGCCTGACCCCAGAGCCGGCCATGCTGGCCGCAGCCTCAGAACCTAGCGGCCAGGCACCGGCCACAGGAGATGGGGATGAGAAGACGACAGCCAAACCAGCCGCTGAGAAAACAAAAAACGAAGAG TATATGAAGAAGCTGCACGTGCAGGAGCGGGCCGTGGAGGAGGTAAAACTGGCTATCAAGCCCTTCTATCAGAAGCGCGAGATCACCAAGGAGGAGTACAAGGACATCCTGCGCAAGGCGGTGCAAAAG ATCTGTCACAGCAAAAGTGGGGAGATCAACCCCATGAAGGTTGCAAACCTGGTCAAGGCCTACGTGGAGAAGTACAAACACATGAGGAAACACAAGAAGCCGTTGGAGCCTGAGGAGGAGCCGCACGATGTGGAAAACTGA
- the PHRF1 gene encoding PHD and RING finger domain-containing protein 1 isoform X3, whose product MDDDSQDELISRTAAARGQSGGQVVSEADDSSDVGSSGDSEEDTGSEEEGEEEGSDWDSSEDDDSVDEEEMEVSLEATPEPPKGQPDLVAGGSVSSDEDAESCPICLNAFQDQAVGTPENCTHYFCLDCIVEWSKNANSCPVDRILFKWICIRARFGGKVLKRIPVESQKVPQAEEEEDPTFCEVCGRSDREDRLLLCDGCDAGYHMECLNPSLSEVPVDEWFCPECVATAAPAAPPSATTDVEPISEEEVALLLVDVVPTTSRLRPSAGRTRAIARTRQSERVRATVNRNRISTARRIQRVPRYLMSSLLDETIEAVASGLSTAVYHRPLTPRAQVRRKRKTGRRKKASGRRRAPSKSSARNKASGTRPKRRKSRVRKRKGQRSRVKTEITARSRIARTLGLGKPLRGASIPSVYKPVEPSLGFLRADIGAASLSLFGDPYELDPYDSSEELTANQASPLSTKRRILSQSALRSHQPVARPVSVGLSRRSVPASVPEQDVEVTPVPDLLGSILSGQNLLMMSGSDVVINRDGSLTARKAAPISLQRSSAAKSRKDGEAGTHSSIQPRTLQTGTSAGRLSSDVSEHLGLNSHGGPTTSMLSASSSSCLGGLEKSVNPSPSVPRRAAVKLEYSMTPRPVQTQNLANRSKLGLKPNEVTTQFNGDNKRPVSVTSESPKVWKRTAIGQPLPPAPRRIDISELPRIPKMKREGGGGNDSNVDSKPTGGKGADIPSSCISRLTGREGSSQPARGGRSESKPSSRDAQEPKTHSGSGGACASASGPGSHSSLAPFGPSRGKGLGSSFESFRINIPGNAAHTSRLPNPGFCNTFRPVDNKVQRKENPSPLFSIKKTKQIKSEIYDPFDPTGSDSSSPSSSPERMGAGLLPSEITRTISVDRPKAPTFQTVRCVTSYTVENVFESGSDPSDGPSSSHPERIATGVSDLEKMEEEEEEEPGSSPCVSTTIRRRLSEREPLEADGRERRSTFFDTEERTVTCVTIEPASPSEEEEEEEEEDRPPATTHRIVEIHSPSRSRSNSSSRSHKKAKRKKASTKEHKKTRSRSHSQSPSRERSSRSTSWSVEEDYAKKHRFKAKPRRSSSDRSSSHDRTKKKRAKDKGKEKRKGSWSRDRRKSRSRSGSPGSSSYEVCESRKKRRRRSSSRGRGREGSRSSSTERARRHKHRRQKSFERYEKKERSSRPHDRRSSRSRSRERRKWRSRSPSASRSREHKRARSREKRPRSRSRSRDRKQPVKDVSPPPLQEKEPKPAEESPPPKPAAPGQADGPQAPLAVEETVPEVPKEVAMDDLDYGDTVEAEHVFDDFCSDAVFIQLDDMSSPPSPESTDSSPERGLLLPPALPAGSSSCSLSLGAVPAARCEAPPVSPAPSEGPLGEAAPSQGALENQGRELTMVKEDPEVREEVREEVISEAVSEAVSETVETAMEVVSQIPLLKSKALVKRVTWNLQEEEDSMVGPGPGPRAPLYKLPRSLEGAWKAEDSNPSLNQVYSPNMPLTPTLPLSVPPYAPVSQPTVQFIMQGSLPLVGCGPGQSLTPEPAMLAAASEPSGQAPATGDGDEKTTAKPAAEKTKNEEYMKKLHVQERAVEEVKLAIKPFYQKREITKEEYKDILRKAVQKICHSKSGEINPMKVANLVKAYVEKYKHMRKHKKPLEPEEEPHDVEN is encoded by the exons ATGGATGACGACAGTCAGGACGAGCTCATCAGCAGGACCGCGGCGGCCCGAGGCCAGAGTGGGGGCCAGGTGGTCAGCGAGGCAG ACGACAGCAGTGACGTTGGGTCCAGTGGGGACTCTGAGGAAGACACAGGGAgcgaggaggaaggagaggaagaaggctCTG ACTGGGACAGTTCTGAAGATGATGACTCTGTAGATGAGGAAGAGATGGAGGTGTCTTTGGAAGCCACCCCAGAGCCCCCCAAAGGACAGCCGGACCTCGTAGCTGGGGGGAGCGTGAGTTCTGACGAGGATGCCGAGAGCTGTCCCATCTGCCTAAATGCCTTTCAGGATCAGGCAGTGGGCACCCCAGAGAACTGCACCCACTATTTCTGCCTCGACTGCATAGTGGAGTGGTCAAAG AATGCCAACTCGTGCCCCGTGGATCGTATTCTCTTTAAGTGGATTTGCATCCGGGCTAGATTTGGGGGCAAGGTCTTGAAAAGG ATTCCTGTGGAGAGTCAGAAGGTCCCTCAGGCTGAGGAGGAAGAAGACCCCACCTTTTGTGAAGTATGTGGCCGGAGTGACCGGGAGGATCGGCTGCTGCTCTGTGATGGCTGTGATGCCGG GTACCATATGGAGTGTTTGAACCCCTCCCTGAGTGAGGTGCCCGTCGACGAGTGGTTTTGTCCTGAATGCGTTGCCACAGCTGCCCCAGCAGCACCCCCATCTGCCACCACTG ATGTGGAGCCTATAAGTGAAGAGGAGGTGGCCTTGCTTCTGGTTGATGTGGTCCCCACCACCAGTCGACTGCGCCCCAGCGCAGGCCGGACCCGGGCTATCGCCAGGACTCGCCAGAGTGAGAGGGTGAGAGCCACCGTGAACCGAAACCGCATCAGCACTGCCCGCCGGATTCAG CGGGTGCCCAGGTACCTCATGTCGTCCCTCCTGGACGAGACCATTGAGGCTGTGGCCTCTGGCCTGAGCACGGCTGTGTATCACCGGCCTTTGACACCCCGGGCCCAAgtcagaaggaagaggaaaacag ggagaaggaagaaagcgTCTGGAAGAAGGAGAGCGCCGTCCAAATCCTCAGCGAGAAACAAGGCTTCAGGGACACGCCCCAAGAGGCGCAAGTCCCgagtgaggaaaaggaaagggcaaaggaGTCGG GTGAAAACTGAAATCACTGCTCGTTCTCGCATCGCCAGGACGCTGGGCCTCGGGAAGCCCCTGCGTGGAGCCTCCATCCCTTCTGTATATAAGCCAGTCGAGCCTTCTCTGGGATTCCTGCGAGCAGATATTGGAGCGGCTTCCTTGTCTCTGTTTGGAGACCCTTATGAGCTAGACCCCTATGACAG TAGTGAAGAGCTCACAGCAAACCAGGCGTCTCCTCTGAGTACCAAGAGGCGGATTCTTTCACAGTCGGCCCTCAGATCTCACCAACCTGTGGCTAGACCCGTTTCTGTGGGCCTTTCCAG GAGGAGCGTTCCTGCCTCAGTTCCTGAACAAGACGTGGAGGTGACACCTGTCCCAGATCTCTTGGGGAGCATCCTATCTGGGCAGAATCTTTTAATGATGAGTGGCTCAGATGTGGTCATCAATCGAGATGGTTCCCTCACAGCCCGGAAAGCAG cccCGATTTCCTTGCAGAGAAGTTCGGCTGCCAAGTCCCGGAAAGATGGCGAGGCTGGGACCCACAGTAGCATCCAGCCTAGGACCTTACAAACGGGGACCTCAGCTGGCCGCCTCAGCTCAGATGTCTCTGAGCATTTGGGCTTGAACTCTCATGGGGGGCCCACCACCAGCATGCTTtctgcttcctcctcttcctgcctCGGGGGCTTAGAGAAGTCTGTGAACCCTTCCCCAAGTGTGCCCAGAAGGGCAGCTGTGAAATTAGAATATTCGATGACCCCTCGCCCAGTCCAGACACAGAACTTGGCCAATAGGAGCAAACTGGGTTTAAAACCAAATGAAGTAACAACCCAGTTTAATGGCGACAACAAACGTCCTGTGTCAGTGACGTCTGAGTCCCCTAAGGTTTGGAAAAGGACAGCGATTGGACAGCCCCTCCCACCGGCTCCTAGGAGGATCGACATCTCAGAGCTTCCCAGGATACCAAAGATGAAGAGAGAAGGTGGCGGTGGCAATGACAGCAATGTGGATTCCAAGCCCACCGGTGGTAAGGGTGCAGACATCCCCAGCTCCTGCATCAGCCGGCTGACAGGGCGGGAAGGCAGCAGCCAGCCTGCCCGAGGGGGCCGCAGCGAGAGCAAGCCCAGCAGCCGGGACGCCCAGGAGCCCAAGACACACTCAGGCAGTGGTGGTGCTTGTGCCAGTGCCAGCGGCCCAGGTTCGCACAGCAGCCTGGCTCCATTTGGGCCATCCCGAGGCAAGGGTCTGGGCTCCTCCTTTGAGAGCTTTAGAATTAACATCCCCGGGAATGCAGCGCACACCAGCAGGCTCCCGAACCCTGGCTTCTGTAACACTTTCCGACCAGTTGACAACAAAGTCCAGCGTAAGGAGAACCCTTCACCCCTCTTCTCAATCAAGAAAACCAAGCAGATCAAAAGCGAGATCTATGACCCCTTTGACCCAACAGGGTCAGATTCGAGCTCCCCCAGCAGCAGCCCTGAAAGAATGGGTGCGGGGCTGCTGCCCTCCGAGATCACCCGCACCATCTCCGTGGACAGGCCGAAGGCCCCGACCTTCCAGACCGTCCGCTGTGTGACCTCGTACACAGTAGAGAATGTCTTTGAGTCAGGTTCCGACCCATCTGATGGGCCATCCTCCAGCCACCCTGAGCGGATTGCCACAGGTGTATCTGACCtggagaagatggaggaagaggaggaggaggagcctgGGAGCAGCCCCTGCGTGTCTACCACCATACGGCGGCGACTGTCTGAGCGGGAGCCCCTGGAGGCAGACGGGCGTGAGCGCCGCAGCACTTTCTTTGACACAGAGGAACGGACCGTGACATGTGTGACCATTGAGCCAGCCTCACCCTccgaggaggaagaggaggaggaggaggaagaccgACCGCCAGCCACCACCCACAGGATTGTTGAGATTCATTCCCCTTCTCGGTCACGTTCCAACTCGAGTTCACGCAGCCACAAAAAAGCCAAGCGGAAAAAAGCATCCACCAAGGAGCACAAGAAGACACGGTCCCGCTCACATTCACAATCTCCCTCTCGGGAGAGAAGCTCACGGTCGACCTCCTGGTCAGTTGAGGAGGACTACGCCAAGAAGCACCGGTTCAAGGCCAAGCCCCGGAGGTCATCCAGCGACCGCTCCAGCAGCCACGACAGAACCAAGAAGAAGAGAGCCAAGGATAAAggcaaggagaagaggaagggctCGTGGTCGCGGGACCGCCGAAAGTCCCGGTCGCGCTCAGGGAGCCCCGGCAGTTCCTCCTATGAGGTCTGTGAGAGCCGCAAGAAGAGGAGGAGGCGGTCAAGCTCCCGGGGCCGGGGCCGAGAGGGCTCGCGGTCCAGCAGCACTGAGAGAGCCCGCAGGCACAAGCACCGGAGACAGAAGAGCTTTGAGCGCTATGAGAAGAAGGAGAGGAGTTCGCGGCCCCATGACCGAAGGAGTTCCCGCTCACGATCGCGggagaggaggaagtggaggTCCCGCTCTCCCTCTGCCTCCAGGTCCAGGGAGCACAAGAGGGCCCGGTCCAGGGAGAAGCGGCCCCGCTCGCGGTCCCGCTCAAGGGACAGGAAACAGCCTGTGAAAGATGTGTCTCCACCACCCCTGCAGGAGAAGGAGCCCAAGCCTGCTGAGGAGAGCCCCCCACCCAAGCCAGCAGCCCCAGGCCAGGCTGATGGGCCACAGGCTCCTCTGGCTGTGGAAGAGACGGTGCCTGAAGTGCCCAAAGAGGTGGCTATGGATGACCTGGACTATGGGGACACCGTGGAGGCCGAGCATGTCTTTGATGACTTCTGCAGTGATGCTGTCTTCATTCAGCTGGATGACATGagctctcccccttccccagaaaGTACAGACTCCTCCCCAGAGAGGGGCCTCCTGCTTCCCCCAGCTCTGCCTGCGGGCAGCAGCTCATGCAGTCTGAGCCTGGGGGCAGTCCCTGCTGCCAGATGTGAGGCCCCCCCAGTGTCCCCAGCTCCCTCAGAGGGCCCCCTGGGGGAGGCCGCGCCCTCCCAGGGGGCCCTGGAGAACCAGGGCAGGGAGTTGACCATGGTGAAAGAGGACCCCGAGGTCAGGGAAGAGGTCAGGGAGGAGGTGATCAGCGAGGCCGTCAGTGAGGCAGTCAGTGAGACCGTGGAGACTGCAATGGAAGTCGTTTCCCAAATCCCCTTACTGAAGTCCAAAGCTTTGGTGAAGAGGGTAACTTGGAACCTTCAGGAAGAGGAGGACAGCATGGTGGGCCCAGGGCCCGGACCAA GGGCACCGTTGTACAAGCTACCAAGATCCCTGGAAGGGGCCTGGAAAGCGGAGGATTCGAACCCCAGCCTAAATCAG GTTTACAGCCCCAACATGCCTCTGACCCCGACTCTGCCCCTGAGTGTGCCGCCCTATGCCCCGGTCAGCCAGCCCACCGTCCAGTTTATCATGCAAGGCAGCCTGCCCCTCGTGGGCTGTGGGCCAGGACAGAGCCTGACCCCAGAGCCGGCCATGCTGGCCGCAGCCTCAGAACCTAGCGGCCAGGCACCGGCCACAGGAGATGGGGATGAGAAGACGACAGCCAAACCAGCCGCTGAGAAAACAAAAAACGAAGAG TATATGAAGAAGCTGCACGTGCAGGAGCGGGCCGTGGAGGAGGTAAAACTGGCTATCAAGCCCTTCTATCAGAAGCGCGAGATCACCAAGGAGGAGTACAAGGACATCCTGCGCAAGGCGGTGCAAAAG ATCTGTCACAGCAAAAGTGGGGAGATCAACCCCATGAAGGTTGCAAACCTGGTCAAGGCCTACGTGGAGAAGTACAAACACATGAGGAAACACAAGAAGCCGTTGGAGCCTGAGGAGGAGCCGCACGATGTGGAAAACTGA